ACGACAGCCTCGATCTGCTCATCAACAACGCCGGCGTGATGGCCCTGCCGTACGGGAAGACGGCCGACGGATTCGAGACGCAGTTCGGCGTCAACCACCTCGGGCACTTCGCGCTGACCGGGCTGCTGCTGCAGAAGCTGCTGGACACGCCGGGCGCGCGCGTGGTGAGCCTGTCCAGCGGACTGCACGCCATGGCCAATCTCGACATGGGAGATCTCAACAGCGAGCGTCGCTACCGCCGTTGGGTGGCCTACGCCCGTTCCAAGACGGCGAATCTGCTCTTTGTGCACGAGCTGTCGAGGCGGCTGCGCGCCGCCGGGTCCGATGTCGTCGCGGCGGCCGCCCACCCCGGCTACGCCGCCACCAACCTCCAGACCGCGAGCGCGAGGATGGAGGGCAGCAGGCTCAGGGAACGGATCATTGAGTTCGGCAACCGGATCGCCGCGCAGCCCGCCGAGTCCGGGGCGCTGCCGACGCTGTACGCGGCCACCGCGCCGGGCGTGCAGCCCGACTCCTTCACCGGACCGAGGTTCCAGGGCTGGCGCGGCCCGCCCGCTCCGTCCCGGCGGGCCAAGTGGACCCGGAACGATGTGGCGGGCGAGCGGCTGTGGGTGGCGTCCGAGCAGCTCACCGGGGTGACGTACGAGGGCCTCAAGCCCTGAGCCCCTCGCGCGCCGGGCGGCCGGTGTGCGCCCTGGACTCTGCCGGCTCCGCCGCCCTTGGGCCGTTTGGCCGAACTTCGCATGGGCCACTAGGTGCCCGAGGCATCTAATGGGAGTTCGGCTAGGCGGACTCTTCGCTCGCGAGGTCACCATGACAGAACCAGTCGCCCCAACACCCGTCGCCCCAGAACCAGTCGTCCCAACACCCGTCGCCCCAGAACCAGTCGTCCCAGCACCCGTCGTCTCGGAACCAGTCGTCCCAGCACCCGTCGTCTCGGAACCAGTCGTCCCAGCACCCGTCGTCTCGGAACCAGTCGTATCGGAACCAGTCGTCCCAGGACTCCTCGTCTCTGAACCCGTTGCGTTTCCTCAGGACCGCGGCTGCCCCTACCACCCGCCCGCTCCCTACCAGCCACTCCGCGAAGCCCGGCCGCTCTCCCGGGTCGCCCTCTTCGACGGCGGCACCGTGTGGGTGGTCACCGGGCACGCGACGGCGCGCGAGCTGCTGGCCGACCAGCGGCTCTCCACCAACCGTGAGAACCGCGGGTTCCCCATGCCCACGGAGCGCTTCGCGCAGCTGCGCAACCGCCGCACGGCGCTGCTCGGCGTCGACGATCCCGAGCACAACATCCAGCGGCGGATGCTCATCCCCAGCTTCACCGTCAAACGCATCACCGCACTGCGCCCGCAGATCCAGCGGACCGTGGACCGGCTGCTCGACGCCATGACCGAGCAGGGGGCGCCCGCCGATTTGGTGAGCGCCTACGCGCTGCCGGTGCCATCGATGGTGATCTGCGCCCTGCTCGGCGTCCCTTACGCCGACCACGACTTCTTCGAGGCGCAGTCGCGCCGGCTGCTGCGCGGACCGTCCCCCGCCGACACGGAGGACGCGCGCGACCAGCTGAACGACTACCTCGGCGCGCTGATCGACCGCAAGCGGGAGGACCCGGGCGAGGCACTGCTCGACGAACTCATCCAGCAGCAGCTGCACAAGGGCACCGTGGACCGGCGCGAGTTGATCAGCCTCGCCGCGATCCTGCTCGTCGCGGGCCACGAGACCACGGCGAACATGATCTCGCTGGGCACCTTCACCCTGCTCCAGCACCCGGAACAACTCGCCGAGCTGCGGGCGCAGGAGTCGCTGATGCCCACCGCCGTCGAGGAGCTGCTGCGGTTCCTGTCGATCGCCGACGGGATGCTGCGGGTGGCCACGGAGGACATCGAGGTGGCCGGGACGACCATCCGGGCCGGCGAGGGCGTCATCTTCTCGACGTCCCTCATCAACCGCGACACCGCCGCGTACACGGCGCCCGACACGCTCGACTGGCACCGCTCGGCCCGTCACCATGTCGCCTTCGGCTTCGGCATCCACCAGTGCCTGGGACAGAATCTGGCCCGGGCGGAGATGGAGATCGCGCTGCGGACGCTCTTCGGCCGGCTGCCAGGACTGCGGCTTGCGGCGCCCGCCGAGACGATCCCCTTCAAACCCGGCGACACACTCCAGGGGATGGTCGAACTCCCCGTGGCCTGGTAGCCGCCATGGGTACCGACCGTACGGACATCGGCATCGCCATCGACAAGTACAGGTGCATCGGGGCGGGTCAGTGCGCGCTGACCGCGCCGGAGGTGTTCACCCAGGACGACGACGGATTCAGCGAGCTGCTGCCGGGCCGCGAGGACGGAGCGGGCAGCCCGCTCGTACGGGAGGCGGCCCGGGCGTGCCCGGTGGGGGCGATCCGGCTCTCGCACGGCTGAGACCTGCGCGTCGGGCGGGCTCGATGGTGGCCGGGTCCGCCCGGCAGGCGGTTCGTCCTCCATCACCGGACGGGCCGGAAGAACAGGCCCGTCCCGGGCCCCGGTACGAAGTCCGGGGGACGGCGTCGCGACAGGACGCCCGGGTGGTGAACGGCGTGCGCCCGGCGTGCGCCCCGGCGCAACCTTCCCTACCCCCGAGTCGGCGGGCTGGTCGACCGCTGTACGTCACCACTCGTTGACGTGCTGTCAATTCACGACTCATAGGTTCCGGTACCGCGCCAACTCCGGGGCGTCGACCGGCGCCCGGAGCGGTCACCACCCTGGAGTGACAGTGGATCGTCGCAACTTCCTGCGCGGAGCAGTCATCGGCACGTCCGCCGCCGCCTTCGGCGGCACCCTGATGCGCGGTGCCGCCTACGCCGCCCCGGCCCAGCCCGGCCCGGGGCCCTACGGGGCCCTCGGCGCGGCGGACGCCAACGGCATTCAGCTGCCCAGCGGGTTCAGCAGCCGGGTGATCGCCCGGTCCGGTCAGAATGTCGGCCCGACCTCCTACAAGTGGCACAACGCCCCCGACGGCGGTGCCTGCTTCGCGGACGGCTCGGGCTGGATCTATGTCTCCAACTCGGAGATCAACCCGTCCGGCGGCGCGAGCGCGGTGAAGCTCTCCTCGGCCGGCGCGATCACCGGCGCGTACAGAATCCTCTCCAACACGCGCCAGAACTGCGCGGGCGGCAAGACGCCGTGGAACACCTGGCTGTCGTGCGAGGAGGTCAGCCTCGGGTACGTCTACGAGACCGACCCGTACGGCGTGAACGCCGCCGTACGCCGGGACGCCATGGGCAAGTTCAAGCACGAGGCCGCGGCCGCCGACCCGGTGCGCCATGTCGTCTACCTGACCGAGGACGAGACCAACGGCTGCCTCTACCGGTTCATCCCCACCACCTGGGGCAACCTCGCCTCCGGCACACTCCAGGTGCTCGTCGCGGGCTCCGGCACCTCCGGCTCCTTCACCTGGCAGAACGTGCCCGACCCGGACGGCTCGCCGACCGCGACCCGGAACCAGGTCTCCGGCGCCAAGCACTTCAACGGCGGCGAGGGCTGTCACTACGCCAATGACACCGTCTGGTTCACGACCAAGGGCGACAACCGGGTCTGGCAGCTCAACCTCGCCAACAGCACCTACGAACTGGCCTACGACGACTCGCTGGTGGTCGGCGGCGGCGCCCCGCTGACCGGCGTGGACAACGTCACCGGCTCGTCCTCCGGTGATCTGTTCGTCGCCGAGGACGGCGGCAACATGGAGATCTGCATCATCACTCCGGACGACGTCGTCGCGGTGTTCCTGCGGATCACCGGCCAGTCCTCGTCCGAGATCACCGGACCGGCGTTCTCGCCCGACGGTACCCGGCTGTACTTCTCCAGCCAGCGCGGGACGAGCGGATCCTCGTCGGG
This portion of the Streptomyces sp. NBC_01750 genome encodes:
- a CDS encoding oxidoreductase, which codes for MAGWNTSDIPDQSGRTAVVTGANSGIGLVTAQELARRGARVVLACRSAVRGEQAETHIKREVPGAAVEFRPLDLADLSSVREFAAEYPYDSLDLLINNAGVMALPYGKTADGFETQFGVNHLGHFALTGLLLQKLLDTPGARVVSLSSGLHAMANLDMGDLNSERRYRRWVAYARSKTANLLFVHELSRRLRAAGSDVVAAAAHPGYAATNLQTASARMEGSRLRERIIEFGNRIAAQPAESGALPTLYAATAPGVQPDSFTGPRFQGWRGPPAPSRRAKWTRNDVAGERLWVASEQLTGVTYEGLKP
- a CDS encoding ferredoxin encodes the protein MGIAIDKYRCIGAGQCALTAPEVFTQDDDGFSELLPGREDGAGSPLVREAARACPVGAIRLSHG
- a CDS encoding cytochrome P450 codes for the protein MVTGHATARELLADQRLSTNRENRGFPMPTERFAQLRNRRTALLGVDDPEHNIQRRMLIPSFTVKRITALRPQIQRTVDRLLDAMTEQGAPADLVSAYALPVPSMVICALLGVPYADHDFFEAQSRRLLRGPSPADTEDARDQLNDYLGALIDRKREDPGEALLDELIQQQLHKGTVDRRELISLAAILLVAGHETTANMISLGTFTLLQHPEQLAELRAQESLMPTAVEELLRFLSIADGMLRVATEDIEVAGTTIRAGEGVIFSTSLINRDTAAYTAPDTLDWHRSARHHVAFGFGIHQCLGQNLARAEMEIALRTLFGRLPGLRLAAPAETIPFKPGDTLQGMVELPVAW
- a CDS encoding alkaline phosphatase PhoX — translated: MDRRNFLRGAVIGTSAAAFGGTLMRGAAYAAPAQPGPGPYGALGAADANGIQLPSGFSSRVIARSGQNVGPTSYKWHNAPDGGACFADGSGWIYVSNSEINPSGGASAVKLSSAGAITGAYRILSNTRQNCAGGKTPWNTWLSCEEVSLGYVYETDPYGVNAAVRRDAMGKFKHEAAAADPVRHVVYLTEDETNGCLYRFIPTTWGNLASGTLQVLVAGSGTSGSFTWQNVPDPDGSPTATRNQVSGAKHFNGGEGCHYANDTVWFTTKGDNRVWQLNLANSTYELAYDDSLVVGGGAPLTGVDNVTGSSSGDLFVAEDGGNMEICIITPDDVVAVFLRITGQSSSEITGPAFSPDGTRLYFSSQRGTSGSSSGGITYEVTGPFRA